The genomic region CATCCTCGGACACAGACCCCTGTCCGCACGACGGTGTTGACGGGCATCGTGATGGCCGTCATGGCGGGTCTCATCCCGCTTGGCGTACTGGCAGAACTCGTCAATATCGGAACGTTGGCAGCGTTTGTGCTGGTCTGCGCGGGCGTTATTACGCTGCGCACCTCCCACCCCAATCTGCATCGTCCGTTCAAGACGCCGGGGGGCATTATTCTGCCCGCGCTCGGCGTGCTCTCGTGCGGAGCATTGATCGCGTTCCTGCCGTTTGAAACGCACCTGCGCTTTATCGTTTGGCTGGCGCTGGGTCTGATCATCTACTTCGTCTATTCGGTCAAGCACAGTCGCCTCGCGACCGCATAGGGTTAAGGCGTCATCGAATAGTCATATAAAAACCCTTCCGCCGCAGGCGGCGCCGACTGGAAAAACGTCGGCGCCGGGGTTAGGGTCGCGCCGACTCGGCTGCCGGGAGGCCGTTTCGCGCCACCCGGGCCGATACCAAGGACAATCGACAATGGACTGCGACAGTCGCAGTGATGCTTCGCTTTCGCCAGCATCCTCCAGGCGCACCTGATGGCATAGGTGGCTCGGTCGGCTGCGCGGTGGCCGTCAACCGAAAGAGAGCCCGATGCTGCGCAGCTATCGTCGCGAAAACTCACACATCGTCCTGCAGCACGAAGGTATTCCGGCCGACGGTGTAGCTCCCATTCCGGGGCAAGCGGTCTGGATCGATCTTTACAATCCGGCGCCGCAGGACAATCGTTTCGTCGAGCAGCTTTTGTCGATCGATCTGCCGACGCGCGAGGAGATGCAGGAGATCGAGGTTTCGGCGCGTCTCTATCAGGAGGACGGCGCGGAGTTCATGACGCTGACGGCCGCGTCGCAGCTCGAAACTGACGAGCCGATGACGTCGCCGATTACGTTCGTGCTGAAGGGCAGCACTCTGGTGACGATGCGCTACGCCGAGCCCAAGGCGTTCGCCAATTTTGTGACGCGCGCGCAGCGTCCCAACAACGTGCCGGTCGCCAACGGCGAGCAGATCATGATGGGCCTGATCGAGGCGCTGCTCGACCGCATGGCGGACGCGCTGGAGCGGGTCGGCACGAATATCGATCAGGTTTCGCGGCAGGTCTTCCGCAAAGGCAAGATGAAGGCGGCGCCGTCGAGCGACGATCTGCAGCTTGCGATCGAGCGCATCGGCCAGGACGGCGACCTGCTGACGAAGGTTCGCGAAAGTCTCGTCAGCATCAACCGCGTGCTGACGTATCACACCAATGTCGATCAGCAGGTCGACAAGAAGGTGACGAAGGAAGCGAAGGCGCGCACCAAGGTGCTCTATCGCGATGTCGTCGCCTTGACCGATCAGGCGACGTTCCTGTCGAGCAAGGTGAACTTCCTGCTCGACGCGACGCTGGGGCTCATCAACCTGCAGCAGAACCAGATCATCAAGATTTTCTCGGTGGCTGCCGTAGTGTTTCTGCCGCCGACGCTGGTTGCGTCGATCTACGGCATGAACTTCGAGGACATGCCGGAATTGAAATGGCTGTTCGGGTATCCGTGGGCGCTGGCGATGATGGTCGTCTCAGCGATCCTGCCGTACCTCTACTTCAAGCGGCGCAGGTGGCTTTAATGATTGGCATCGGGGACACGCGTTCCGCGCGCCGGCTGCCGATGCCGACGAAATGTCTGAAGGGGAGCCGGCCGGAAGCGCCGGCTGTGTTTCGTCGTCCTTAAGCTGGACAGCGGCGATAACCATCCGCGCGCGAGCCGCTGATCGGGGCACAGCATTATCGACCCTGTCATGCCGACGCAGGTCGGTACCCAGACAAGCATCCAAATTCTCATTGTGAATGGCTGACGGGATCCCGGCCTGCGCCGGGATGACGGAGTGTTTGTAAACTTGTGAGCAGCGGGCGTCCTGGCAGTGTGAGCTAGGACTCGAGCAAGCGGCGCGCGGCTTTGTCGGGGGACATGGTGCCGGAGAGAACGGCGTCGGCGAGAGGGTCGAGGCCGTCCTTGCCGCCGGCTTTGATGCGAGCGGCGACGATGTCGGCGGCGGCGCGGGCGATGAGGTAGCGCGCGCGGCGGCGGCGGCGATGCAGGGCGCCACCCGCAACGACGCGCTTGCCGATGGTATCGAAGGCGTCGACAAGCTGGCCCACTCCGTCGCCGTTGATGGCGCTCGTCTTCAGTACCGGCACCTTCTCGTTTGGCATCGCGCGGATCGACAGCGCGCCGATCAACTGCTGCATCGTCTGTTCGGCGCCCGGGCGGTCGGCCTTGTTGACGACGATGATATCGGCGATTTCGAGCAGGCCCGACTTCATCGCCTGGATATCGTCGCCCAGGCCTGGCGCTGCGATGACGACGCGAATGTCGGCGACCTCCGCGACGTCGATTTCGTTCTGACCGGTGCCCACGGTTTCAAGAAGTACGATGTCGAAGCCCGCGCCGTCGAGGGCGTCGACGATACGGACCGCAGCCGGCGACAGGCCGCCGAGATAGCCGCGTGAGGCGAGCGAGCGGACGAAGACGCCGTCATCATCGAGTGCGGCGGTCATGCGGATGCGGTCACCGAGAATGGCGCCCCCCGAGATCGGGCTCGATGGATCGACGGCGATGACGCCGACGCTGCGACCCTGCTGTCTCAGATGCGCGATGACGGCGTTGACAAGGGTCGATTTGCCGGCGCCCGGCGGTCCGGTGAAGCCGACGACGAGGGCGTGGCCGAGGTGCGGCTGCAAAGCCTGAAGCAGGCCCGGCGCGGCTGCCGATAGGCGTTCGAGCTCGGTGATTACGGTCGCAATGGCGCGGCGCTCGCCGGCCCGCATGCGGTTAACGTAACCGGCGATATCGGCGTCGCTGATGCGGGCGGCTGGGGGAGGTGTTTCTGCGGTCGTCTTGGCCATAAGCGCTGATAAAAGGGAAGCGGCCGGAAGGCAACGGTTAGGATGTTTTGGCAGGCGGTAGTGCACTTCCTCCACAGGCCGGGGCGTGCATTCCCGGACGTCCTATGCAACGCTCGCTTCCAACGGGGGAATGGGGGAGTGAGACGGGTGTTAAACGTCAACCGGGCAGCCGCACCGGCACATGCCGGGTCGGCATCTCATTATCGGACCTGTTCCGGAGAATGTTTTCAATGCCAGCCTAGCGTTTGCTCGTCATCGCGCTTGGAACGAGCCTCTGCCGCAGAAGACAGCATTATCCGATTTCTTCGAACGCGAGCGGCACGTTTTGCCGGTGTTGGCCAAGCTCGACGCGATGCCGAATGTTCGAGTCCTCTATCTGCATCTGCTTCTCTGTGATGAGCTGGTCTGCCGCTACGGCAAGAGCGGACGTCCGCTCTATCGGGACGCAAATCACCTCAACGCTGATGGGCTCGCCGAGCTTGCGAGCTTCTATCCGAAGCTGTTTGCGTCCGATGCGATGGGTTTTGATCGAACAGTCGACAGCGCCTTTTCTTCCGAGATGGCAAGTCGCGGCCTCTAGAACTTCCGCAGCAGCTCCTGCTCTTTGCTCTCCGACGTCGGGGCGGCCTTGCCGAGGATGGTGGGCAGGATCTCTTCCGCCGTATCGACGACTGAGAAATGGACATCCAGTCCGGCGCGAATGAAGGTTTCGGCCTTCATGTGATCGAGCAGGTTCAGGAATGGATTCCAGAAGCCGTTGATGTTGGCAACGACGATGGGCTTGGAATGGCGTCCGAGCTGCGACCACGTCAACTGCTCGACGAGTTCTTCAAGCGTGCCGACGCCGCCGGGAAGCGCCACAAAGGCGTCTGCGCGGTCGAACATCAGCTGCTTACGGACGTGCATGTTCTCGACGACGATCAA from Hyphomicrobium sp. MC1 harbors:
- a CDS encoding TIGR00730 family Rossman fold protein, which encodes MNEMTKMPVTKPADSKTIQNSALKSETPARIEGVCVYCGSGKGLDTAYTIAARKLGKTLADNGIRLIYGGGSLGLMGEVARAALGAGGKVTGIIPEFLGSREHMLQDVDELIVVENMHVRKQLMFDRADAFVALPGGVGTLEELVEQLTWSQLGRHSKPIVVANINGFWNPFLNLLDHMKAETFIRAGLDVHFSVVDTAEEILPTILGKAAPTSESKEQELLRKF
- a CDS encoding SGNH hydrolase domain-containing protein produces the protein MPGRHLIIGPVPENVFNASLAFARHRAWNEPLPQKTALSDFFERERHVLPVLAKLDAMPNVRVLYLHLLLCDELVCRYGKSGRPLYRDANHLNADGLAELASFYPKLFASDAMGFDRTVDSAFSSEMASRGL
- the meaB gene encoding methylmalonyl Co-A mutase-associated GTPase MeaB; amino-acid sequence: MAKTTAETPPPAARISDADIAGYVNRMRAGERRAIATVITELERLSAAAPGLLQALQPHLGHALVVGFTGPPGAGKSTLVNAVIAHLRQQGRSVGVIAVDPSSPISGGAILGDRIRMTAALDDDGVFVRSLASRGYLGGLSPAAVRIVDALDGAGFDIVLLETVGTGQNEIDVAEVADIRVVIAAPGLGDDIQAMKSGLLEIADIIVVNKADRPGAEQTMQQLIGALSIRAMPNEKVPVLKTSAINGDGVGQLVDAFDTIGKRVVAGGALHRRRRRARYLIARAAADIVAARIKAGGKDGLDPLADAVLSGTMSPDKAARRLLES
- the corA gene encoding magnesium/cobalt transporter CorA yields the protein MLRSYRRENSHIVLQHEGIPADGVAPIPGQAVWIDLYNPAPQDNRFVEQLLSIDLPTREEMQEIEVSARLYQEDGAEFMTLTAASQLETDEPMTSPITFVLKGSTLVTMRYAEPKAFANFVTRAQRPNNVPVANGEQIMMGLIEALLDRMADALERVGTNIDQVSRQVFRKGKMKAAPSSDDLQLAIERIGQDGDLLTKVRESLVSINRVLTYHTNVDQQVDKKVTKEAKARTKVLYRDVVALTDQATFLSSKVNFLLDATLGLINLQQNQIIKIFSVAAVVFLPPTLVASIYGMNFEDMPELKWLFGYPWALAMMVVSAILPYLYFKRRRWL